A genome region from Longimicrobium sp. includes the following:
- a CDS encoding RagB/SusD family nutrient uptake outer membrane protein, with the protein MTREQRRMRRRVPWGALAAAAVLMAGLPACKDALDVQTSNRIGAEAFENDPANAQTLLNGVVGDFECAAGAYAALGGLIGDELQDATQTADRFPYDQRTMTSADRRYQSRTCAELGVYAPLQKARSGADNLLRHLNEWTDAQVSGRQAKIAQAALVAGYSLVLLGEGFCSATISNFDASGNPIYGPEMTPAEILTEAIARFNTAMTAATAAGNAQLANAARLGRARAELDLGQYAAARTDAAAIPSGFVYNVTTSGANSLRQNKIWSENRQAGTAVSLSATVGPLYRRLGDPRVPVDSVAGSGPGGIALTVTGIQQWLQKKYTTSSTPMVLASYQEAQLIVAEAAARANDLAPALAVIAAERTRGGQPAFTGTTQAQILAEIIDQRRREFFLDGHHLGDYIRFNLPLSPAPGTAYHAGGTYGSQRCLPLPDVERANNPNA; encoded by the coding sequence AACGACGCATGCGGCGGCGGGTGCCCTGGGGGGCGCTGGCGGCGGCCGCGGTGCTGATGGCGGGGCTCCCCGCCTGCAAGGACGCGCTGGACGTGCAGACCAGCAACCGCATCGGCGCCGAGGCGTTCGAGAACGACCCCGCCAACGCGCAGACGCTGCTGAACGGCGTGGTGGGCGACTTCGAGTGCGCGGCCGGCGCCTACGCCGCGCTGGGCGGCCTGATCGGCGACGAGCTGCAGGACGCCACGCAGACCGCCGACCGCTTCCCGTACGACCAGCGCACGATGACGTCGGCGGACCGGCGCTACCAGTCGCGCACCTGCGCCGAGCTGGGCGTGTACGCGCCGCTGCAGAAGGCGCGCTCGGGGGCCGACAACCTGCTGCGCCACCTGAACGAGTGGACCGACGCGCAGGTCTCCGGCCGCCAGGCGAAGATCGCGCAGGCGGCGCTGGTGGCCGGCTACTCGCTGGTCCTGCTGGGCGAGGGCTTCTGCTCGGCCACCATCTCCAACTTCGACGCCAGCGGCAACCCGATCTACGGGCCGGAGATGACGCCGGCGGAGATCCTGACCGAGGCCATCGCGCGCTTCAACACCGCGATGACCGCGGCGACGGCGGCGGGGAACGCGCAGCTGGCCAACGCGGCCCGGCTGGGGCGCGCGCGCGCCGAGCTCGACCTGGGGCAGTACGCAGCAGCGCGGACGGACGCGGCGGCCATCCCCTCGGGCTTCGTGTACAACGTCACCACCTCGGGGGCCAACTCGCTGCGGCAGAACAAGATCTGGTCCGAGAACCGGCAGGCGGGAACCGCCGTCTCACTGTCCGCCACGGTGGGGCCGCTGTACCGCCGCCTGGGCGACCCGCGCGTGCCGGTGGACTCGGTGGCGGGCTCCGGCCCCGGCGGGATCGCGCTGACGGTGACGGGGATCCAGCAGTGGCTGCAGAAGAAGTACACCACCTCGAGCACGCCGATGGTGCTGGCCAGCTACCAGGAGGCGCAGCTGATCGTGGCCGAGGCCGCGGCGCGCGCCAACGACCTGGCGCCCGCGCTGGCGGTGATCGCGGCCGAGCGCACGCGCGGCGGCCAGCCGGCGTTCACCGGCACCACGCAGGCGCAGATCCTGGCCGAGATCATCGACCAGCGGCGCCGCGAGTTCTTCCTCGACGGCCACCACCTGGGCGACTACAT